In the genome of Bacillus thuringiensis, the window ATTATAGTTTTATTCCTTTTGGAAGTTTTCCATCTGGACTAATAAGTGCCGCAGAGAATTCATCAGTAAACATGTTGCGAATTAATCCGTCCACATTTTCTTTTGTTACAGTGTTTACACTTTCAATAATCTCATCAAGTGAACGATGTTTACGAAGAAGCAATTCATTTTTACCGTTACGGCTCATACGGCTATTTGTACTTTCTAAACTTAACATTAAGTTTCCTTTTAATTGCTCTTTACTATTCATAAGCTCTTTTTCTGTAATACCTGTATTTTTCAATGTCTCTAATGTTTCTTGCATTGTTTCATACAGTGTATCTAATTGTTGGCTACCTGTTCCACCGTAAAGTGTTAACATGCCTGTATCTTCATAAGAAGAGTGGTAAGAAAATACCGAGTAAGCTAATCCACGTTGCTCACGTACTTCTTGGAATAAACGGCTACTCATGCTACCGCCTAAAACATTATTTAATACAATTAAGTTATAAATATCTTCGTGTCCCATTTGTAAGCCTTTATATCCTAGACATAAATGAGCTTGTTCCGTTTCCTTTTTACGGGCTACCTTATTGAAATGGAAAATTGGGCTATGTACTTGTTCACGGTTTGTTGTTCCTTCATAACTACCGAAATATTGCTCCACTGTTTGTAAAAATGCTTCATCAATATTTCCTGCAACTGATACAACTACATTTTCAGGTGTGTAATGATCTTTTATATATTGACGTAACGTATCACCTGTAAACGTATTAAGCGTTTCTTCTGTTCCTAAAATAGGATATCCAAGTGGATGCGTTTCATATGTTGCTTTCGTTAACATATCATGCACAATATCATCTGGCGCATCTTCGTACATTTTAATTTCTTCACATACGACATTCTTCTCTTTTTTCAGTTCTTCCTCATCAAATGTTGAATTAAAGAACATATCTGCTAAAACATCTAAAGCATATTTAGCATGCTCATCTAATACTTTTGCATAGTAACAAGTATATTCTTTTGAAGTAAATGCATTCACTTGACCACCAATGCTATCAAATGATTCTGCAATCTCTCGTGCACTACGTGTTTCTGTCCCTTTAAAGAACATATGCTCTAAAAAGTGAGAAATCCCATTATTTTTTTCATTTTCATTTCTTGATCCCGCATGGATCCAAATACCAATTGCAACCGATCTTACAGTTGGTATATTCTCCATAACTATTCTTACACCATTTTTACAAGTATATTTTTTAATCAAAAACTTTCCTCCTACTGCCAGTTTCTCTAAATAAAACGCTATTATTTAATGATAACAAGTTTAAGGATGAATGTCATGCAAATGTATTTAATCCACACGTTTTTCATCCAGTAATTCAGTTATATTCCCCACTTTATATCCTTGTTCCTTCAATTTTGTAATCATTGTTTCTAAAGCCTCTGCTGTAGACGAAGTAGGATGCATTAATATGATAGCACCTGGATGTATTTTTCTCATTACTCTCTGCAATAGTACATCCGGCTCAGGTCGCTTCCAATCAATCGTATCTACAGTCCACATAATCGTTCCCATTTGAAAATCATCTGCAATCTTTACGACTTCATCTCGAAAGCTTCCACTCGGCGGGGCAAACCATCTTACTTTTTGATTCGTTGCTACTTCTATCATTCGATTTGTTTTTTGTAACTGATCTCGTATTTCATCTGACGATAACGTTTTCATATTAGGGTGTGTGTATGAGTGATTTCCAACTTCTTGTTTTGCATCGACAATCATTTTTGCAAACCGCAAATTTTCTTTCACCCAACGTCCTTCTAAAAAGAAAGTGGCCTTCACATCATGCTTTTTCAAGATTTCTAATATGCGAGGCAAATACTCATTTCCCCATGCCACATTTATTGTTAATCCTACCATCTTTTTATTGGGATGCCCTCTATAAATTGGAGCTGGTGATAAATCTTCCAAATGAACACT includes:
- a CDS encoding M16 family metallopeptidase, yielding MIKKYTCKNGVRIVMENIPTVRSVAIGIWIHAGSRNENEKNNGISHFLEHMFFKGTETRSAREIAESFDSIGGQVNAFTSKEYTCYYAKVLDEHAKYALDVLADMFFNSTFDEEELKKEKNVVCEEIKMYEDAPDDIVHDMLTKATYETHPLGYPILGTEETLNTFTGDTLRQYIKDHYTPENVVVSVAGNIDEAFLQTVEQYFGSYEGTTNREQVHSPIFHFNKVARKKETEQAHLCLGYKGLQMGHEDIYNLIVLNNVLGGSMSSRLFQEVREQRGLAYSVFSYHSSYEDTGMLTLYGGTGSQQLDTLYETMQETLETLKNTGITEKELMNSKEQLKGNLMLSLESTNSRMSRNGKNELLLRKHRSLDEIIESVNTVTKENVDGLIRNMFTDEFSAALISPDGKLPKGIKL
- a CDS encoding polysaccharide deacetylase family protein, whose protein sequence is MKVRILAYICIFSLYVSLGSYSVFAQDNLHKEIQKHAKQYEIAPQNAMIDKIWKATPGYNGRQVDIEASYNNMKKLKEFDQKYLEFKEVSPSVHLEDLSPAPIYRGHPNKKMVGLTINVAWGNEYLPRILEILKKHDVKATFFLEGRWVKENLRFAKMIVDAKQEVGNHSYTHPNMKTLSSDEIRDQLQKTNRMIEVATNQKVRWFAPPSGSFRDEVVKIADDFQMGTIMWTVDTIDWKRPEPDVLLQRVMRKIHPGAIILMHPTSSTAEALETMITKLKEQGYKVGNITELLDEKRVD